AACGCGGGCATCGTGGTCGCGGTGATTATCCTGCTGTCCATGCTGATTTCCGCGGACTTGTCCAAACCGATGAAAAAACTGAGCAGCGATCTGAAAGAGCTGGCCTCCGGTAACATCAATGTTGAAAGCGAATATGGTGGCCGTAAAGACGAAGTTGGCGATATCGCCCGCGCCTTTAACGTGTTCAAACAAAACACCATCGAAAAATACCGTCTAGAGGCCGAACAGAAAGAAAATGAACGCCGTCAGGCCGAGGAGAAAAAAGCCCTGATGCTGAAAATGGCGGATTCATTTGATGAACGTGTCGGCAAAATCGTTGAATCTGTCGGCCATGCCGCATCGGATCTGCAAATGATGGCGGGCAGCCTGTCCAGCGCCATTGAAGAAACGACACAACAAAGCCAGCACGTCGCGGATTCGTCCAACCGCGCGTCTTCCAACGTTGCTACGGTTGCCGCCGCGACAGAGGAATTAAGTGTATCGATCCAGGAAATTTCATCAAACATCCTGACCACATCCAGCGCGGCCCGCACATGCGCATCCTATGCCGAGCAATCACAGGCCAAGCTGGATTCCCTGCAAGCTGCCATCAGTGAAATTGACGCCGTTGTGCAGACTATTAATGCTGTGGCCGAACAAACCAACTTGCTCGCCCTGAACGCGACAATTGAGGCCTCACGCGCAGGCGATGCGGGCAAGGGTTTCTCGGTCGTTGCCAGTGAAGTAAAAACGCTGGCCAACCAGACCCGCAACATGACCAACGAAATTTCCAGCCGGGTCGAACATGTGAAGAACAGCGCGATGGAAACCGTTGAAACGGTGAAGGCAATTATCAACGGTGTCAACGAAGTGGACGGCCAAACCGCCCATATCGCCGCCGCCGTTGAGGAGCAAACCACCGCGACCCAGGAAATCAGCCGCAATATTCAGATCGCATCCGAAAGCACGAACACGGTGTCAACCAGCATCGAAGAGGTCAAGGTCGCCACAGAGCACAGCGCCCAATCGACAAGCCAGCTCAAAGAATCCTCAGACATGCTGGCCATGCAGGCGGATATGCTGAAAAAATCCGTGAACGAATTTTTGGACCAGATCCGAAATGGTTAAACAAAAAGCCGCCCCACCAACGGGCGGCTTTTTTATAACATTACACAGTGATTAAATCTTTGGGCCGTTGATTTTCTGTGCCTTGATAAAATGAACGGCACTGACCGTTGCTTCCTGTAGCTTTTCCGCCTCTTTGGTCAAATCGCCACGCAAATCCAGCGTTAGTTTCACGTGGTCATCACAG
The window above is part of the Micavibrio aeruginosavorus ARL-13 genome. Proteins encoded here:
- a CDS encoding methyl-accepting chemotaxis protein; the encoded protein is MRFLSNLKIKTKILMIIVLAVLGNLAIVYANANTTRTMLQNERTLKTRHLTETAYTLIEKSYADFKAGVITEDQAKSAALETLKALRYETSDYFWVNTPEPRVVMHPMIPKIVGQDLATENPKLHTLFSEMSVAAKSTDKGGAYNYLWQKPGFDQDQLFPKVSYVKYFAPWNWVVGTGIYVDDVQAAFRQNLIEGLINAGIVVAVIILLSMLISADLSKPMKKLSSDLKELASGNINVESEYGGRKDEVGDIARAFNVFKQNTIEKYRLEAEQKENERRQAEEKKALMLKMADSFDERVGKIVESVGHAASDLQMMAGSLSSAIEETTQQSQHVADSSNRASSNVATVAAATEELSVSIQEISSNILTTSSAARTCASYAEQSQAKLDSLQAAISEIDAVVQTINAVAEQTNLLALNATIEASRAGDAGKGFSVVASEVKTLANQTRNMTNEISSRVEHVKNSAMETVETVKAIINGVNEVDGQTAHIAAAVEEQTTATQEISRNIQIASESTNTVSTSIEEVKVATEHSAQSTSQLKESSDMLAMQADMLKKSVNEFLDQIRNG